The region GTATATCTCTTAACAACAACCACACTTTTTTTCCAATTCCACCAGCCAAATGAGCAATGGACGTATCACAAGTTATTACCAAATCACAATTCTGAATAATTGCTGAATCCTCTAAGAAATCCATTGTTTTATCAATTAAAGGTTGGCAATCAACAAATTTATTTTTAAAAGAGCAAGTCTCGAATTGCTGGGAACCATATCCCTTTTGCAGAGATAAGAATTTAAAATCATGATTTCTAACAAGAGTAGAGAAAGTTTCTAGAGGTAATGATCTTCCTATGTATGAATAATTTTCAGTAGTTGGATTCCCTTGCCAATTAATACCAATAATTGGTCTTATTTCATTAGATAATTTTTCCCTCCATTTCTTTATCAATTCATCATTCGAAAAAATATATGGTTCTGTGATGATTGGATTATTTTCTCTAACTTTTAAATATTTAGGCAATGATAATAGTGAAATCCATTGCCTATCTGAAATTTTATTAGATTGTTCTGGAGTTAATGGATTAGAATCAATAGATGATGACTGGATTAATGAATGTAATTTTTCTTGCGCACAAAATGTGACTTCTATACCTGTTTTTTTAAGGTAAGGGATATACCTCATATATTGAATAGTATCACCTAAACCTTGTTCACAAATAACTAAAAGTTTGTCAATTCCTTTTAAATCTTTATTTTCAATTCTTTTTACTGCTGGATTACCATGAAGTTCTGGCGGGCTATTTTTTTTAAATCTTAATTCGTAATTATTAAACCCTGATTTATAGTCACCTTTTAAAAGTTCGATTAATGAAAGATTAAAATAAGCATTGAAATAGTCCGGTTTTAGCGAAATCGCTTTTCGCGCTGAAATTTCAGCTTCATCAATTCTGCCAAGCTGTTTGAGTATATTGCTTAGATTTAAATGAGGACCGGGGTCATTGGGAACAAGTTCAATAGCTTTTCTAGTTACTGATTCTGCCGCCCGCAAATCATCTAGACAAAGCAATACTCCGCCTAAATTAATCAGAGCATCTGCATAATCAGGCTGAAGTTTAAGAGCTAAACGTAGTGAAATTTCAGCAGCTTTTAATTGATCTGAGTCTTTCAATATTAGCCCCAAAATGTTATGAATTTCTTTATTATTTGGTTGTAGCTTAATGGCATTTTTTAGAGATATTTCAGCTTCTTCTAATTTAGAAAGATCTCTCAGTACTATTCCCAGATTAGAATGAGTTTCAACTAAGTTTGGATTTATTTTAATAGATTTACGAAGAAGATGTTCTGCCTTTGCTAAATTACCTAGATCTTTCAATATAATTGCATAATTAGAGAAAACTCTTGGATCAGAAAAACCTTGATCAATAAAGTATTGATAATACTTTATTGCTTCTTTTATATTAGCTTCAGCATGAAACTTAAATGCTTGTGAAATAATCTTCTCTTTTGAGAGCTTAGAAAACGAATTAGTATAAATAGTTATATTACCTGAAATCCTATCCAAAGAAAATGGTACAGGATAGGTAGTGATAGTATCGATTTGTTTAGTAGATGAAACCTTTTTAGCAAAACCATCCATCTTTTAATTATAGAGAAAGCAAAGATTAAATTCAGTATAATTTAGATTTATTCATCTAAAACATACCAATCATCAACTTTTGAAATCAATTTGAGTTTTCGTTTATATCCATTATTAATCAAAAGATTATAGATTTTCTCACGGATATTAGTAAAGTTGTGTTCACATGTAATAACCTTAAATTTATATTTACTAAAATCAAAAGACTTTAATATCTCAAATTCACTCCCTTCTGTATCTATAGATAAATAATCTATAGATTTAGGAGCATTATATTTATCTAATAAATCTAACAGTGAAATTGTAGGTACTTTATACCTATTACCATTAGTTCTATAACATTTAGAGTTGTCTAAATCAGAGAAGGAATTTATTGTTGAGAGTTGTTTATAGTCCTCAGTCTCATTAAACAAAATATGCTCATCGGAATCTTTCCATAAACATTTCTTTTCTATTATGGCCGAACGCATTTTTATTAATTTATCATGCCAGTATATTGCTGGCTCAGCAAGAATACCATCCCAACCAAAAGATTTTTCTAACAAATATGAATTAGAGCTAATCACTCCATCACAAGCTCCAAATTCCACGAAAAACCCTTTTTTCTTAAAATTCAACTCACTTAAGACAAATAAATCTTGTCTAAATTGTGATTTTGATAAAGTTAAATATTTTAAACAAAGATTTTTAGATTTATTACTAATATTATTTATAAAATCAATATTAATTCCTATATTTTTCTGTAATTCAGACTCTTCTAACATACCAAGATCTTTAAGTATAAGTGCCAAGTTAGTATGTGCACCAGCGAAATCAGGATTAATTTTTATAGCTTGTCGAGTAAATTCTTCTGCTTCATTTAATTCACCAAGACTTCTTAGTATTGTTCCCAAATTAGAGTAGGCTTCTACAAAATAAGGATTTAATTTAATCGAATTACGTAGAAAATCCTCTGCTTCTTCTAATCGACCTTGATCTTTCAATATCATTCCATAATTAGAGAAAACTATTGCATCAGTGAAACCCTGGTCCAAGAAATATTTATAGTATTTTACTGCTTCTTTAGTATTGCCTTGCGAATGAAATTTAAAAGCTTGGGAAATAATTTCCTTTTTAGACATTCTATTATGTATATTAGTATTAATAGTAAAATTTTGCTTCACTTCCCTAAATGGAACGGGTACTGGATTAACTTCAAATCTATTATATTTTCTCTTGTTATCCTCTTCCTTGCCACTATCCATAGTTCCTGAAATTAATTCCATCTAATCATAACTTTATTTGCATAAATAGCAAAACATACTATAAGTATATAGAAGACTTTATTATAAATGAATGATCAATTAAGAATTCTACAGCTAGTTAAATATCAAATCGTACTGTAGCTAGAATATAAAAAAGAATATGCTCCAGTAGAAGTTATTTTTTTAATGAATGTAGACTTCGGAAGATCATTAGGGCTAAATGCAATAATATTTTATGTCACTAGCTTATAATTATTTATGCAATAGCTATAATAGTTTCTTATGAAATTCTTTAACCATATGAAAAATTATTTTTGAATAAAAAAGATAGCAACTTATTATTATTTATTAAAAAGAAGTGGATATAGTTTGTCTTTTTTGCAATAAGCATAAAAAAACCTTTAATATTAATTGATGATTTTAGAGTCTCTAACGTGGCACCAAAAGAATCTGAAGTTATATATCAAGTATGTTTGAAAATCATCTTTTTATGTGATAAGAGGTCATGAATAGAACCTTTTCATCTATTGTGATTAGTAAATAGAACTAAAAGGTTTTATAAGCGCTCATTTCTTCATTTTTCATTACAACACAACCATCCACGATAAATAAATCAGCTTATTTTTTGAATAGACAATAACCACATACTATTGATATTTAACATAGTAAATTTATAAAAAGAGGAACTAGTCATATAATTAATTTTTAATTCGTTAATCAACTCTAGTTAATTTTACTTGAGTAAAAGCCGAGGTGTATAAATAAAGCAAAATCGATTAGAACATCTATATACCGACATGGAGGGTTATGAAACTAAGAGCTCCTTTCAACATGATCAAAAATGCCCTAAGTGATATTCGAACAATGCATGACTTCTCTTACACCGTTCCCAATGAAACTAGAGATGAGTTTTGGGACAAAGAATGTAGTAATCATCCAACAGCATCTACATGCAAAGATTACGAGGGATAACGATAATAAACTTTTTAAGAGTTAACAACTGTCTAATCCAAGCAAGAATAATCTAAGCAAAAAAATATCCCTGGCTAGCAGGGACTTATAAAAAGAGTTTTCAAACTAATGCTGATAGCGATGACCACGATAAGCCATTTGCGTATTTAGCTCAGACTTAGC is a window of Prochlorococcus marinus str. MIT 0917 DNA encoding:
- a CDS encoding tetratricopeptide repeat protein, with the translated sequence MDGFAKKVSSTKQIDTITTYPVPFSLDRISGNITIYTNSFSKLSKEKIISQAFKFHAEANIKEAIKYYQYFIDQGFSDPRVFSNYAIILKDLGNLAKAEHLLRKSIKINPNLVETHSNLGIVLRDLSKLEEAEISLKNAIKLQPNNKEIHNILGLILKDSDQLKAAEISLRLALKLQPDYADALINLGGVLLCLDDLRAAESVTRKAIELVPNDPGPHLNLSNILKQLGRIDEAEISARKAISLKPDYFNAYFNLSLIELLKGDYKSGFNNYELRFKKNSPPELHGNPAVKRIENKDLKGIDKLLVICEQGLGDTIQYMRYIPYLKKTGIEVTFCAQEKLHSLIQSSSIDSNPLTPEQSNKISDRQWISLLSLPKYLKVRENNPIITEPYIFSNDELIKKWREKLSNEIRPIIGINWQGNPTTENYSYIGRSLPLETFSTLVRNHDFKFLSLQKGYGSQQFETCSFKNKFVDCQPLIDKTMDFLEDSAIIQNCDLVITCDTSIAHLAGGIGKKVWLLLRDIPFWTWGLNGEKTPWYPSMRIFRQNQRHDWDEVMKRVSSKLSTELE
- a CDS encoding FkbM family methyltransferase, translating into MELISGTMDSGKEEDNKRKYNRFEVNPVPVPFREVKQNFTINTNIHNRMSKKEIISQAFKFHSQGNTKEAVKYYKYFLDQGFTDAIVFSNYGMILKDQGRLEEAEDFLRNSIKLNPYFVEAYSNLGTILRSLGELNEAEEFTRQAIKINPDFAGAHTNLALILKDLGMLEESELQKNIGINIDFINNISNKSKNLCLKYLTLSKSQFRQDLFVLSELNFKKKGFFVEFGACDGVISSNSYLLEKSFGWDGILAEPAIYWHDKLIKMRSAIIEKKCLWKDSDEHILFNETEDYKQLSTINSFSDLDNSKCYRTNGNRYKVPTISLLDLLDKYNAPKSIDYLSIDTEGSEFEILKSFDFSKYKFKVITCEHNFTNIREKIYNLLINNGYKRKLKLISKVDDWYVLDE